tggttttaggacattGCACTTTCTACTGTATCTCTTTCTGCCATGCCGAGAAATACAAAAATTTTATCAGTCTAATCTTATGGAGtgctaaaaagtatatatatataaatatatataaatatatattgatatgGTTCACAACTTCGTACTGTACGTAACAAGAACTTTTTGCCTCTGTGGTTTGTTTGACCAACGTCATACACTGAAAGACATTTTAACAATTGCAGTGTTAATGAAACATGTCCTGTGCTTATCAGATGCATTGGGCTTCTTTCAAATTTGGACCAATTTTGTTGAAACTGACAAAATTTGTGTGTTTGTCCACCAAAAATAGACTGTATTCCAGTAATgttgaatgttatttttgttactcTGAGCTGTATGTTTCTTGtgcatgaaactgaaatttgaaTGACTGTTCCTCTATTGGACAGATACTGCCATTGACCATCACAAGTTTTTTCAGATCATTCCCCTTTTGACTTGTCATTCCCCCGTTGTTTTCTCTGGCCAAATTAAGCAGTCAGAGAGCAAAAagggaaaaaggaaaaagcTGTTTTGACACACATGCTGCCTGAAACTGTAATGTGCCACTGACAGCACCAAACTGAGTTgccaaaattatatttttgcctTTTCTGGAGAAAATGTCAGTAATGAGAAATTCCCTATAGATTATACattgccagtcaaaagttttagaacagtaagatttttaatgtttttaaaagaagtctcttctgctcaccaagcctgcatttatttgatctaaagtacagccaAAACggtaaacattttgaaatatttttactatttaaaataactgttttctcattaaatatattttaaaatgtaatttattcctttgatcaaagctgaatattcagcattattactccagtcttcagtgtcacatgatccctcagaaatcattctaatatgctgatttgctttaagaaacatttttattattattattattattattattattattattatcaatatttaaaacagctgagtactttttttcacgattctttgaagaataaaaataaaagcatttatctgaaataaaaagtttttgtaactagtaaacactataccattcaacaGGATGGAGTCagtgtatttttcatttatttctttttttaattttttggaaataaatgaTGGAAATTAATACcttaatttagcaaggatgctataAATTtctcaaaagtgatgataaagacattacgatattacaaaagatttctatgtcggaaaaatgttgttcttctttctactcatcaaagaaacctgaaaaaaattctactctgctgttttcaacgttataataattaatggttttgttttagcagcaaattagaatattagaatgatttctgaagaatcatgtgcctggagtaatgatgctaaacattcagctttaaaatcacaggaatgaattacattttaaaatgtattcaaatagaaaacagttattttaaatagtaaaaatgtttcaacattttactgttattgtactttggatcgattaaatgcagacttgatgagcagaagagactcctttgaaaaacataaaatatcttactgttcaaaaacttttgactggtagtgtttagGGAACTTTCCTAAAGtaatttacttttgtttttaattaattaacaacaggcccaaaccatgcAGGTTAATCTATAAACTATTCAAACTATCACTGAAATATCACTTGTTTTACTGTAGATTTAGGACCAGGGATGAACAGTTGCTAAAAAATAGTGCAGAAAACAATGGCACACAGTAAGATCAAGGAATTTTGGAATCGATTTTAGAACTTTGGGATTTtggaattttaaaaatcactatAGAGATTGTttagaatgtttttattcagccctatttttagaaacatttacCTAACACTCCATTTTCAATTGTTTGGAAAAAACATAGTTTTGCCGCAAACCCCCACCACTGGTCGAGTCACTGGTTTatttttcagacattttttactcaaacaaacactgttttaaaagTACCAGAGTGTCTACAATCCTCAGGAAGTTAATGTAgttacatacactaccgttgaaaagtttgggttttttggaaagaaattaagaGTTTTATTCTGCAGAGACACGTTTAATTGACTAAAAGTGAGaataaagatgtttataatgtttacaaatatatatatttatttttttaactaattgctgttcttttgaactttattttaaaaaagtatcacagcttttacaaaaatatttagcagcacaactgtttttaacattactgataataatgtttcttaaacagcaaatcagcatatcatgtaatactgaagactgaagtaatgatgctgaaaattcagctttgatcacagtatAAATTACactcattttacattttaataatattttacaatttttctatgctataaaacattatttttactgtatttctgatcaaaataaatgcgatttctttcaaaaacatttaaaaccccaaacttttgaacggtgtgCTGTGTAATTATCTCTGCACAAAATAATGGGATATGAGAACgtagaaaaaaatacacacgGCAGCTTTTAATTCACAGTTAAAAAGAGATTATAGATAACGTTGTAGTAAAATGAGTAATCTGTTTCTCAGAAACAGCATAGCTGTTActctgcacaaaacaaaaatacctgAACAAGAAATTCCTCAACTCAAAAGAGAACGTGGCACCCCGACAATCTCAATCTCGGACTTTAGATGTAGAATAGCGCTTCACTTCCAAACACTATTACTAACTCCTATGCCAGTTTTAGTTTTCTTACAAAACTTCTTCTTGAATGTTCATCACTACATCGCTGAGTGCAAGGAAAGGCTgtgaattgttttctttttgctcTCTGGCATAATTTATACACAAAGTGGTTTATAGATGTtgtaaatgaatatattattacacactgtatattgcataaataaaCAACGTGGAAATATTGATTACATGTCATGACTGattgtgcattttatttctCAAGCTCATCTGAAGTACAGCTGCCTTCAAAAACCTAACTAACAAAAATAGCATTGAAATCAAATTTAAGACTCTTCATATTGTCcaaaattgagtttatatccaaACCTCAGTGCTCCTCTGCTTTGATTTTCTTCCTTTGTTTGCTTGTGATTTACCCTTGAGCGATTGTGTTCCCCTGCAGGTGTCCTTGTCTTTCTTTGCTGAGCAGTTGCCAGTGCAGGTCCACTCAGGTTGGTGGTCTACGACTAGATCTAAAGTAGGAAGAGAAGTAGTGCTGGTCTTGTCTCTGAAAGTCAGCGAGGCTATCGATTGTGAGTCTTGGTTTATAGCGCCGTATCCCCTCCAGGAGCCGTCCTTCACAAGCACCGACTTCTTGATCATCTTCCATCCCAGATGATTGAGCTCTAGGAAGTTAAGGACGATGCAGAAGACGCCAACGCAAAACATAAAGATCAGGAAGATGGTTTTCTCAGTGGGACGTGAGACGTAGCAGTCGACCTTCTGCATGCAAGGCTTCGCCGTGCACACAAAGTGAGCAGGAACGTGAAAACCGAAGAGGAGCCATTGAGCCACTACAAAACCGACTTCTAAGACGGCACGAAAGCACACGTGGAAGATGTAGTACTTGGAAAGCACGCCTGAGGAGCTTTTGGATGGAGCCCTGGTTTCCAGCAACGCTGGTGTGCTTTGGCTGGCGATGCCTTCGAGGACGTCAGCAAGACTATGTCCGAGATGTTTGTGCGACTTAATGGAGCAACTATCTGAGTCGCAGCTGCGATCATACGCCTCCTTCGATTGCTCAGCCTCCGGCTGCTTGGACAAGTTGTGCCAGGTGTAGATGATGAAGCAAAGCGAAGGCGTAGACACCGTGATGATCTGGAAGACCCAGAACCGAGGCTGCGAGATTGGAGCAAAGGCGTCGTAGCAGACGTTTGGACATCCCGGTTGAAGGGTGTTGCATACGAACATCTCCTGCTCGTCCGTATAGACGTCCTCGGTGGCCACGGCCACGATGAGCAGGCGAAAAATCACCATGACCGTCAGCCAGAGGCGTCCGATCATGGTGGAGTGCTGGTGCACGGCGTCCAGCAGCCGCTTGAGCAACGTCCATTCTGTCATGTCTCTGCGCACCGGCCTCTTGAAGTACAGCACCTGAAATAGATCCACTTTAGCTCTGTTGCCAGCAAGGACGGCCGTTTTCATGTTACAGCTCTGGCCGGAGAGCGAAGGTGCCATCACTGCTCCCAGCCATCGCTTTCTCCTTCAGAGATAAGGACCGTACCGTCCACTTCAATTTGGTCACGTGGTGCCGTCGCTTGTCTTTAGAGTCCATTTACAAACCGCTGGAGAGACGGCACTCGTCCTGCTCTTGATAGCGTCGGCAGATTGCGCTCTTTTCAGATTGCTGCCGTACGTGATAGAATGGGTTCCTCGCTTTTAAAAATACGCCACAGATAGTGGATACGTCCATGCGCTAATCTAGTTTGTGTACTAATCTAACTTATACTTTAAACTTGGCATTGTGCACCTAAATATTTTTGGCTCTaatgagaaatatttttgtgatatgCCTCATTTGTAAATTGCATTGGTTTGCTAAATGGATAAATTAAAAGtgcataattttaaatgtaaattcaaatGATGTGCCAGATAGTTGTTGTCCACTCTGTTAATAACTTTGTAATCAATTTGGGGGTCAGTAGGATTTATTTAGGATGTTtttgaagtcttttatgctcaccaaggctgcatgtatttgattaacaatacagtaaaatctataaaaatatgaaatactattacaatttcaaatatctgttttctatttgaatgtattttaaaattaatttatttctgtggtgcaaagatgaattttcagctgcattactccagtcttcagtgtcacatgattcttcaggaatcattctaatatgctgatttgctgctcatgaaacatttattactattatttgaaatagaaatcttttgtaagattataaatgtttttattgtcacttttaatcaatttaatgcatccttactgaaagaaagtattaatttttgcaaaaaaaaaaaaaagtatttttttaaaggatttattaaataaataaataaataaaaccatactgaccccaaacttctgatTGGTAGTCTatcaaatgttgttttttgttttaccaGTATAtgatattgtatatttaaagtaaaatttcaTGGTATGATACTGGTTGTTTACAAAAGCGATAACAGCTATTTTGAATGTTAAACTAAAATAGATAGCAGTTATCTTCATGCTATCTGCTAACTGGCCCCTAATAAGATAGTAAGAGCCTTTAAAAGGTTTTTGACACAAGTGGACTTAAGACAAAGAAAGGTTAgtaaccatatatatatatatatatatatatatatatatatatatatatatatttttttttaaatagttttttttttccattttcatttctCTAGAttcaaagttgttgttttttccatttaatttttttgactcCACAGCTGTCTCCTCGAGCGAAAATGAAGCACATATAAATGCATGCTTTATAAAACGATCatgttgccattttcattttaaaatttaactttcaatataatacatattcCAGTGCATGTGGCAAAGAGGTTTGCATACTTGACCTAAGGAAAGAGATTTGTAGAAAcgcagacagaaaaaaatagcaaaacaagTGTCTGTGTGAGATCACGAAGACCTGTAGACCTTAGGGAAAAAAGGTACAGTACCTTAGAAGCCTTCATCTATGTTTTGTAACAGCCTTCACATTGGGAGTACCTATGATGTGCCAAAATGCTCTCTACATTGGCAGCTCATAATTGTATGTTTTGTTCACACATAGTGCTACATGTGCTTGACAGCAATATactgagaataaaaaaagttgctaaatctgagtttatttcttaaGTTGCTTTTCTGATAGTTGCCACACTTACTGTCTTTTTTCCATGTCATTTGACCTGCACCTTTCCCATTCTACTGTGTTTTGGTATTTTAGGATACTACTGCTTCTGTAGTCTCTTTTTTTTCTACACCTAAGATATTCTTTTAGTCAGAGTCCTTGTGTGTTGCCCTTTATGCTGACAGATAGATCTATCAGAAAAATAAGTGCCTGGCATCTTTTATGTAATAACCAAATGCATTTGGTTCCTGGAATATTGAGTGTATTTAATAGTGCATGTTGGTGATGCAACAAGATAAAAACTGCATTAGTCCAAGTTGCATGATGATGAACACTGCACTGCTCATTTGTGATTATTGGGAATTACATGTATGTTGAAATTTTTTACAACGATATTGCAAGCTATAGAGGGTTTGAACATAcccagatgtaaacaacagcatggattgcaggGTTAATGTACTATTGAATAGGTTGatttaattagtattaattaagatattatccTAATATTTCATCTACCTGACTGGAAGTTATAAGAACAAACTCGAATGTTGtgataaaatgatgaaaaattcgctctgtaaaaacctttaatatgtaaacaaaacgaaacaagaattttgaacaTGGTTTATTCAGTGTTCAGATTTCTGGTCTGACATTAATGCTTGCATAcctaaacataacatttcagaCAAActtgtaatcaatcaactggggaAGTATGGTGAAATCTGGTGATATCTCATGGGGTGTCTTGCCTTAAACCAGGCATATTTTGAGTGTGCAGTAAATTGTTGAGGCTGATATATGCCATTGTTGTCCTCTGAGCACAGTGCATTTATCCTGCTCTGGCTCATAGGGTCGGTGATGTTGACGTACTCACCATGACTAATGGCTTTATCAGTAGCTCTTGCTGTGATTTTGCCCCAGGCTATCAGACATGGATCCAGGTCTCAGCTCTCTGTAgtagtgtgtgtgcgtgtgtgtgttaattGTGCATGTTGTGTTTCCAGGAAGGCTGCTCTCAGAGCATTTCTGTTGATCTTTGATGAGCTGTCAACAGTGTCTGAACCTTATCACACAAGCACATGTGTAACCAACACATTGAAGATGCAACTGATAGCAGATTATTAGCTTGTAGTGCACTGTAGATGTTCTGTTACATAAAATATGGCTGAAAAGAAATAGCATGATACATTTAGTCAGGTTTATGTTTTGAAAAAGTAGCTTCCAGTGGTcaataattgtttgttttgaatatggatACAGTTCTGCACTACAAATTTGTCTGTTGCACCTTCttgaattgtaatataaaccaaaaaataataataaagcaatatatattttagtcaaAGTTGATATAAAATCCAAATTGACTCCTTTTTGAAATTTTCTTGCACATTCCTGGTCATATAGGTGAggttaaaaatgtacacacaccttgcaaaatgttaattattttaccaaaataagagggatcatacaaaatgcatgttgttttttatttaatactgacctgaataaaatatttcacataaaaggcttttacatagagtccacagaagaaaagaatAGTTTGAAtgtgatcatttttataaattcagctattattttatcttgtggactatatgtaaacttgttttatgtgaaatatcttattcaggtcagtactaaataaaaaaaaattacatgcattttgtatgattcatcttattttggtaaaataattttgcagattctgcaaggcgtatgtaaacttttgacctcaactgtattatgtaaatttttgttatttattagggttagggttagttatttgttattttatattttgttatatgttattctaaagaacaaaaaaagtcatcatAATTTATCATCAAAATGTGACAATGTCTAtgcctctttaaaaaaaaaaaaaaaaaaaaagaaaaagaaaactattCTCAAGTATTTCTGTCCAAaggtttgttaaaatatatattttttaaaaatttaaaaaatatgtataaaacatttaaaaaaaaaacaataaaaagtttatataaaaaacaaccacaaaaaattaagaataaacaAAATTCTGACAATTAAATATGCTGTTTATTCTCaagtgtttatatgtatatatatatatatatatatatatataaacaaactcaTTATGAAAAACATTAAGCCGCCACTTGATGACTTTTCCAGTAAATTCACAATGGTAAAATCTAGTTctgctctttttttcccctgtttGTTATCCTGTTACACTCAAAATATGTTGCATGTTTCATtctagtttatttgttttataaaaccaatattacattttgcagagacaaatcatttaaattgcatGTTGGAACCTTGGCTTAGTGGCATATTGGGCCTTGGTGCTTATGCAGATGGTACAAAATCTGCCTTGCAGTCTTTTCCGATCCTTTCCTTTTTGTTTCCCGTTTTATCTCTTATTATCAAATTAGAAGTTGTCAAAAAAGAGGCTGTATGCGCTTCCACACTACCAGACGGAGAGTGAATGTACAATAGCGCCGCAGCCGGTCACAGCTCACTGCatcccacaacattaaagagaAAGTTCTCTTTCACCAGAGCTAGTTTTATTCCTCCGATAATCCCCGGTGTCTGGCTCTCTCCTGCAAGCGTCTAAGAGGTGTCAAAGGAATTATTCACCCCTTCACGCGGTTCATGAAGGAATCCACATTGATGTCCGTCCCCGCCGGCCATTCTAGCGAGCAGCTTGGCCATGAATAGCAGACAGGATTAGTGCCAACAGGACAGAAAGAAAAGCGAGCAGACAGAGGGAGGAAAGAAAGAGGTAGATTTATGGGGCGAGACTCAATGAGAGTGAAAGTCCCTCATATGATTACTTGTCTACAGTGTTTCCCTTCTGCACTTTCATCTATGCTAGACCTGCACTACGAAGAGAGATCAAGTCATGAAAATGAATGGGTTAACCCTAATCTCCCGTGATTAATGCAGCTGAGTTTCTCACGTGTTCAAAGATCCACTATTTTGTCCATTATGCTTGTGTTGTATCTGCGTCTACCAGCTGTAGGTGGCATTTGTAATCAAATAATCTGACCACCAGACGAGGGAAATGGTCACATGATATTAATGAATTGTGGGAAAGGGAAATCAGCAGGCCCATAAAAACATGCctcatttcatgtttaatactgCTTAACTGTGGTA
The sequence above is a segment of the Labeo rohita strain BAU-BD-2019 chromosome 7, IGBB_LRoh.1.0, whole genome shotgun sequence genome. Coding sequences within it:
- the gjd6 gene encoding gap junction protein delta 6, translated to MAPSLSGQSCNMKTAVLAGNRAKVDLFQVLYFKRPVRRDMTEWTLLKRLLDAVHQHSTMIGRLWLTVMVIFRLLIVAVATEDVYTDEQEMFVCNTLQPGCPNVCYDAFAPISQPRFWVFQIITVSTPSLCFIIYTWHNLSKQPEAEQSKEAYDRSCDSDSCSIKSHKHLGHSLADVLEGIASQSTPALLETRAPSKSSSGVLSKYYIFHVCFRAVLEVGFVVAQWLLFGFHVPAHFVCTAKPCMQKVDCYVSRPTEKTIFLIFMFCVGVFCIVLNFLELNHLGWKMIKKSVLVKDGSWRGYGAINQDSQSIASLTFRDKTSTTSLPTLDLVVDHQPEWTCTGNCSAKKDKDTCRGTQSLKGKSQANKGRKSKQRSTEVWI